Within Meles meles chromosome 19, mMelMel3.1 paternal haplotype, whole genome shotgun sequence, the genomic segment TCTCTGGCTTTCACCTTCTGTCTGGGTTTACAGGTGTCTTCGTTGGAACTGTGTTTCCCTGCCCCTTGCCgtcatcctcctcccctctgcctttcAGCTGGGTGGCTGATGTCTATCCAGCAAGCCTACTGGATGCTGGATCCTGGCTGGAGAGAAGGTGGCTGCCCATCCCCCCCCAATCCTCCACGAGGGGCTGTACTGCCCCACCCCGCGGGTAGAGTCCTGGGGTCTGCTGCTGGGAGCCAGTTGGTTGACACTCTGCAGCAGTAAGGACTGGGCCCCGGAGATGCCGCTGGcattctctcccaccccctcaaTTCTcagaggaggggagcagggttCCCAGCCCAGGGGACAGGCTGGGGCTTGAACTTGTGCCTCCCAGGCCCAGCCTGGGCCTGCGTGCTCAACCGTGTGGCTCCTGCTTACTCCGCACTCCCAGCTTTTCCAGCTGCCCTGAGTGCCCTTGTGGAGGCAGGCTCTCCTCCCCATGCCCCAGATGACTCACCCCAGCCTGGTTGAGGAGGTAAAGGGTCAGTGGGCTCAGAGGCAGGGGACCTAGTCCCAGCCAAGTGTGCTCCTGATTCACTGTGTGCCCTGGAGCTGGGGCCAAGTCCTCTGAGCCACAGATGGCaatggtgggggctggcctcagtCTCATCTCCCCCTTGAAGAGCTGAATCTTTAATTCTCATGGATGAAGACAGGTCTAGAGATGGCGCAAAGGCTGGAGAAGGAGTTTGGGGAGAACAGAGGCTCGCAGGGGTGCTGTAGGGCAGAGGCTGACACCCCGCAGAGGTGTAGAGAGACAGCCTGGAGTCTAGAAAGTGGAGGAACAGAgaataccaccaccaccaccaccaccctgctcCGGGACTTAGCCTCTGGTTAAGCCATTGAATGTGCTtggctgtgcctcagtttccccatctgtaaatggAAACCCCCATAGCTAGAATGAGGAGGAGACTGGAAAAGCAAAGTTGTTATTCTATtctggtggggtggggaaggaaggggagcagaCCTTTGGGTGGATGTCTGGGGAATGCTAGGCTCGCAGGGGAAGCAGCTGTCTGGGAAGGCAGCTGGGGGGCTGACGGGGACTAGAAGCACTGAGCTGGCCAAAAGGTTGTCGCAATCCTGCCAGGGTCATGTCTGTGCGTCCCTTTCAcaaccatcccccccaccccccgggctGACACGTGGTTGTGGGGGCACAAGGCCAGCCAACCTCAAGTCTGAGGCCAGGGCCGCCCTCCCCACAGCTGCCAGGGATCACTGGCGGtcaaaggcaggcagaagaagggGGGAAGCATTGGACTCCTGCCCTGAGGGACGGATGTGGTGGGAGGAgactgggggggggagggggagggctggtGCCAGGAGGGGCCAGAAGGGGTAAGGGCAGATGGAGTGTTTACCAGGGGGCCCGGAAGCTCGCAGAGTgggagagcagagggcagagaggggcCTGGCGGGATGGATGGAGGTGCATACacggggagtgggggggagggggggctgtgGAATGAAGACCCCAGAGCGAGCGGGACCTCCCTGAcgcagggagggggcggggcgggggcttgAGGGCTGATCTGAAAGTGAGACTGGAGGTGGAAAGGGGCTAGGAATGTGGGGGGTAGAGTGGGTGGCCCTGGAGTCCTGGAGGAAGTTGTTCCTGCTGAAGTGGCTTGCTAAGAAGGGAGGGGGGGTGGAAGAGGCGTTCCAGTGAACTGAGTTACAGAGTTACTGAGTGCCTGAGAcacaccccctcccaccctggcCCGGAGAAGGGTGTTCTGCAGGAAGAGCCCCCCGAGGGAAGATGGCCATGAGGAGAGACTAAAGGCAGCCCCCTCCTGTGGGGAAGGGACCACCGGCAGGCTGAGATCCACCAACGGGCAGATTTGGAGGTGCAGGTGTGAACTGCAAGAGGCTTTAGGCCCAAGGGCTGTGCCTACGAGCAACTGACCCATCAACCCTCGCCAGTCCCGCGTGGAACAGGGAAACGTGGGTGGGCACAGGGGTTAGGCCATCTGCCAGAGGCTTAAGGGGAGGGATTAacctgccccgccccctccccagcctgatAAAGGCCTGAGCCCGGCCAGCACCTCCCACCGGTGCTCGCCTACGACTGACTGATCAGGTCGGTGCTCGATACCCCGGAGGGTTGCCCCTCCAAGAGCACTAGAAAGGGGGTGGAAGGAACTccggggagggaggaggcggggGTCACTAAtcactccctgccccccacctgcttctGCTTCCAGAGTGCCCCTCCGGCCCAACCATGAGGCTCTTCCTGTCGCTCCCGGTTTTGGTGGTGGTTCTGGCGATGGTTTTGGAAGGTAAAAGTGAGATAGGAGAATCTGGGAGTTTGAGCTTTGGAAGCCTGAGACTGGCCCCGAGCTTGGAGGACCCTCGAGAGCTCTGGGGCCTCTTCTGGGCcctggttttcctctctctcccaccgATCACTCCACCCCCAACCGCGCCAGGTGGGTGAGGGCTCTCTAAGGGGCGGTCCCGCCGGTGGCTAATCTGCCGTGGCAAGCCCTAGCAACCGATGATGTACGATCTGGCTCCTCCAGGATTGGCTGTCTTGCTTTTACAGCctggaaaggggagggggaaggcagtGCTGAGAGTGAGCTAATTCCCCGCAGCCTGAGCTCCATCTGGTCGCGTTAGtaccctctcccctcaccccgcCTCCGAGTCTAACACCGTGGCCTCCAAAAATCACTTTCAAGGATCCCCTTTCCCACCCCTGAAATCTCATTCCAAGGGCTCCCAATACCGAAAGTTTTGTACCCCCGCCCGTCTTCTGGGCAGGCCCAGCCCCCGCCCAGGCGGCCCCTTTCGAGCGCATCCCGGATAAGCTGAAGGAGTTTGGTAACACCCTGGAGGACAAAGCCCGGGCAGCCATTGAGACCATCAAGCAGAGCGACATTCCTGCGAAGACCCGGTTAGGAACCTTCCCAGGGCTTGGGAGGGCTGGGGTAGATCACTAACAgattggggaaactgaggcctggagaggcaGACAGCTTCCCTGTGGTCACAGCTCTATCCGAAGGTGCTCAGATGTGGGGGACTGACTCCTGACTCCCATCCTGCGTGGTGGTGAAAGACCGGCCGAGCTTGGGAGTCCATCAAACACGGGGACCACAGGCCCACAAAGATTCACTACTCTTTGTGTGATCTCGGGGTGGATGTGGATGAGCCTTTTTCTTTGCCTGTGAAATGGATGACTCAGAGGAGAAGCAAACTAGGGGATTTGCGTAATGCCTGACTCATTGTAAATGCTCAGCCTGCTAGTTTAGCCAACTCCATTTTGCGACTTAGAGAATCATTCATTCATGAACAAATACCTATTGGGCGTCTGCTAAGTGTCCAGGGCTGTTCCAGTGCGGGTAGTAATAGTGATGAATGAGATGAAGTCCCAGCCCACAGGGAAGATATTGTAAACCAGTGAGTGTCCAGGAGATGAGCCCAGAGAGGGCTGAGCACCGAGAAGACAACAAACGGGGGTGTAAAcaaccagtgtggggcttgaactcacaaccccaagatcaagagtcgcttgctccactgactaagccagccaggcaccccctttcaTATCTCCACTTAAAGTATTACtgcttcagggtgcctggatggctcagtcagttaagcttcagactcttgatctcagctcaggttttgatctcggggtcgtgagttcgagctccCATGAGGCCTGGTTGTGttacttacaaagaaaaaaaaaaaaaatttgagatctGAGTGATTAGGAAAATCCAGCCAGGCCTAGAAACATGGGAAGAATGTTCCCTGCCTGAGCCAGGAAGATACGTACATAATCCAGGCCAGAGGGACAGCCTAGGCAAAGACAAGGAGGCAGCAGAGGGCCCTTGAATAAGCAGGGGACAGCTAGGCCAGAGCAGGCTTAGTAAAGAGATAGCAAGCCTTCAAAGTTGGGCCACGGTGGAGCTTTCTGACTTCAAAGGGCTCTAGTCGGTCTGGGAAACCCAGCCCAGGGCTCCTTCCAATCCCACAGATATGGGAGCCATGATCCTTCCTGTGAGGGGGAaaggggaagatggggaggctGGTAAGGAAGCAGGATCTGAGCCCCCTGAGGGACGACAAAACACTGTGACTCCTTGTCTATCTCTCCCTGCAGGAACTGGTTTTCTGAGACTTACAACAAAGTGAAGGAGCGGCTTAAAACTGCCTTCTCCTGAACCCCAGGAGAGCCGCCCCCTCCTCTGGGCTCTGTGCCCCGGAGGGGGCTCCGAAATTTCCTGATTCCTGGCTCCTGCCAAGGACTTCCTGCTGCCCaaacccacccccaccctccaatAAAAATCCCGTGGAGAATTCTGAGTGCTTCTTTGCTGTGAGGAGGGGGCTCAGGGTGGGACACGGTGGATTGGGGAGAGAGGCAAGGAGGCAAGGGTATTAGGATTGTCTACTTGACCTGCACTGAGGACTTTGAACTCCATGGTctcaaaaaaaaatcctcaggaGAACCTTGGGAGCGGGGCCCTGTTAATTCTGTGAGGTCATTGAGGCCCTGAGAGGTGAAGTCACTTGTCAGGAAGGGGAGAGCTGGATTGGACCCCCAGCCTGAGTTTACTGTTATGCTATATTCTTCCCTGGCCAGGCTGCCCAAGGTGCGGGACCTGGGGGATTCATCATCGTGCACACAGCaggtgtttattattattaaaatggaTAATAAAGAGGGATGTGGAAGGAGCAAGGGTAGGACCTGGGCTAAAGCTCTGGAAGAGATCTATCTACACTgtccccatcctccaaggaagcTTTGACgacccctcctccaggaagccctcctttGCCCCCAGGCTGGGTCATCACTACCTAGGGATAGGTCAGCATTCCCACTGGACTGTGAGCCCCAGGAGGACAGGGCTGGGGTTGTCATCACCACTGTCCCCAGGCACAGTCCCGCGCAGGACTGGGTGCGCTACCGGATCTCCGTACTCCTCGGTGGAATAATCAttctccaattttagtatatgtgctgccgaagcgagcacggaataatcattctcaattggaaaaaaacacctaaacattacattgtttttaaaagattttatttatttatttaagagagagaaaaagcacagagggagactgagagggagaagcagactcgccgttGAATAGAGACCCCGAGGTGAGGCTcgacccaggacccagagatcaccgccagagccaaagacagatggtCAACCggctgagacatccaggtgcccctaaacattacattttctttttaaagagtttatttatttacttgacaggcagagatcacaagtaggcagggaggcaggcagagagagggaagcaggctcccctagcagcagagagcctgacatggggctcgatcccaggaccctgggaccatgacctgagccgaaggcagaggctttaacccactgagccacccagacacccccgaACATTACATTTTCACAAAACTCCTCTGAGGTAGGTGCTGTCGCTACCCCTATTtgacaaagaaactgagacacagaagtCTCAAGTCACTTATGTGATGTCACCCAGCCAAAAAcaggtagagctgggatttgagtgtaggctgggggggtggaggggaacaGTTCCAGCAGCCACAACCTTACTCCACTTTCCTTGTTCCTGAGTCACCGGTCAGACATGTCGGctgtaatctctctctcacacacacacacacacacacacacacacacacacacacacacctggcccTGGGCCTCGCCAGCATCATCCCCAGCATATTAAAATGCCCCTataggtacctgggtggctcagtctgttaagcatctgcttcgggctcaggtcatgatctcagggtcctgagatcaagccccgcatcgggctctctgcttggcagggagcctgcttctccctctttctctgcctaccactccccctgctcgtgccctctctctctgtcaaataaataaataaaatctttgaaaaagaaagaaaaagaagccggAGACGGCATGGAGGGTGGTGCCATCGGTGTAAACTGAGAACACATGCCTGGGGAACAAGTTTGTGGCTTTGAGCTCTTCCTGTCTGAGGCTAGCTCTGAGCCCATCTGAGGGATGCCCGAGGCATGAGGGTGGGGAACAAAGGtgggaaagaaataaatgtaagtcTCTGTACTCAGTGCCTCATCCCCCACAAATCAGTCCCCCAAGCTCCTTATACTCCCCTTCCACTTGGCAGCCAAACGGATCCGGGTAAAACACAAGTCACATCATGCTCCTTCCTCTGCTCAGACCCCTCCCTCCAGCCGCAGAGGAAAACCCGAAGATGGTGTCAGAGTCTACCAGCTCTGTACTACCTGGCCCCATCACCTCTGtggcctctccccctccctcacgTCCAACTCCGCAGGCTCCTCTGACACATTGGGCAGGGGCcgaccccagggcctttgtatTTGCTATCcccctgcctggaatgctcttccaccAGATGTCCAGATAGCTGCCTGGCTGCCTTCTCACttcctcgggggggggggggggggtctcgaTTGCGCTCCCCCCACGGGGCTTTCCCATCAGTCTCCCATTTCCATATCTGCCTTTCTTTCCAGTAGGTGCTACCCTCTAGTATATGTCTATTTGCTTAACTTGTTTCCTGCCTATGTCTCCCACTGCTGGGATGTCAAGTTCGTGGAGGCTGTCTTGTCTCCTGCAGGGCCGCCGAGTGTCCAGAACAGTGCCCGGCACACAGTGAGAGCTCAGGCAATACTTCTGGTATGTGAACGAACATTTCCATGGACCAGCTTACACATAGACGTGTGATTCCCATTCATTACCCACTCGTGAACtcattcattctcattgtttttaaagattttacttatttgacagagagagagatcccaagtaggcagaggggcaggcagagagaaagagaggaagaagcaggctccccactgagcagggagcccgacgccgggctcgatcccaggaccctgagatcttgacctgagccgaaggcagatgcttaacccacacAGCCACCTCATTCATtctcattttaagattttctttttatatctatatttagaGCCAATGTGTTCTGCTCCGTTTACAAATATACCTTCAGGACCTCACAGAGCAAATAGAGTTGaacacaccaaaaacaaaaacagcaggaGAGCCCCAGATGTGCATGTAGAAACATGCACTCGGGGAGCAGAGGTGGCCCATCCAGACAGCCCCACCCATGGCACACACTCCACacagcaggcagggcagggatgggggactCGCTGTGGGCGCCTGGCTCAGCCTAGCTGGTCAGGGAGGATTCCCTGGAGGAAGGAATATAGCACCCAAAACCCAAAAGACGATTCAGAAGTTGTCAAAAAGAagggatcacaaggaggcagagaggcaggcagagagagaggaagggaagcaggctccctgccaagcagagagcctgatgcggggctcgatcccaggaccctgggatcatgacctgaactgaaggcagaggcttcaacacactgagccacccaggcgccccaagcaacATAATTTTTGTGCCAATGAATGTTCATCCACATACTTGATGTGAGTGAAAAACAAGACATGACAACGGATAGACAGAGTTCCTTTGGGAAACGGTTCGGCGCTGCCCCCAAGAGTTTACCAGAGGGTCCATGTGATCCAACTCCATCACTAGGTGTCTACCCAAAAGAACTGTACACGGGttcacataaaaatatgtatgcaggggggcgcctgagtggctcagtgggttaagcctctgcctttggctcaggtcatgatcttagggtcctgggatcgagccccacatctacctctctgctcagcagggagcctgcttcccttcctctctctctgcctgcctctctgcctacttgtgacctctgtctgtcaaataaataaataaaatatatttttttaaaaatgtgtatgcaggggcgcctgtgtggctcagtgggttaaagcctctgccttcagctcaggtcatgatcccagggtcctgggatcgagccccacatctacctctctgctcggcagggagcctgcttcccttcctctctctctgcctgcctctctgcctacttgtgatctttgtctatcaaataaataaataaaatctttaaaaaactgtgtaTGCAGGAGTGCCTTGGGGGCCTCAGTcggctgggcatctgccttcgcctgaggtcatgatctcagggtcctgggatcgagtcccgctttgggcttcctgctcagcaaagaaGCCAGCTACAAGAGGCCATGGAGGGTACGATTCCAATCCACTGACATCCAGAAGAGGGAAATCCATAGAAACAAGAAGGCAATCAGTGGTGGGTCAGGGGGAAGAAAGCAAAGGGAGTGACTCTGATGGGCTAACTAACGGGTATGGGGGTTTCTTTtcagggtgatggaaatgttctggaattagatggtggtgatggttgcacaactttgcaaatatgctaaaaaaaaaaagccacacacacatcggattgtacactttaaaagggtgaattttatggtatgcgCATAtctctggttttttgttttgttgtaagtAAGGCTCCAAGCTGGACGGGCttaactcacaacactgagatcaagactcagacgggcttaacctactgagccacccgggcgccccaataTCTCTGTGTCTTAACAGTGAAGGAAAACAGAACTCTCAagacaaaaagcagaaagagGAGATAAAGGAGGGGACATTTCAACCTCTCTTGGGCCCCAGACATTCCTGCCATAACCCAGGGATgcagagaagggaggtgggttCCAGGATTCAGGAGTGAGGAGAGGGGGTCTGGACTGGGGGAAAGTGCTTTTGGTATCTGGTGGTCTCTCTAACACAGAGCTGCAGGCTCCGAGATGCTCTCTGCCCCCAGACACATGCACTGGGGTCTCAGagcccacccctcccacccccactcccgtctggtgacctctctctctgctcccatcACCCACTCCCAGTTGTTATTCAACCGACTCTGAGGTCCACCCTG encodes:
- the APOC1 gene encoding apolipoprotein C-I, coding for MRLFLSLPVLVVVLAMVLEGPAPAQAAPFERIPDKLKEFGNTLEDKARAAIETIKQSDIPAKTRNWFSETYNKVKERLKTAFS